From Paenibacillus graminis, a single genomic window includes:
- a CDS encoding aldo/keto reductase: MNKGISEKVLNDGLKVPAIGFGTAWIKGAEGVKVLTGAIDAGYRLIDSAFNYENEGAVGQAVRQSPVPREELLICSKLPGRHHAYREALETIEESLYRGGLDYYDLYLIHWPNPKVDKYVEAWQAMIEAKKRGYIRSIGVCNFLPEHNERLIKETGIAPSINQVELHPWFSQEHQRAKDAEHGIVTESWSPLGRGHDMLKNEAIGSIAAAHGKTPTQVILRWHIQLGAIPIPRASTIEHQKENLDIFDFGLSEAEMQVISGLSREDGRLWDQDPAVYEEM; this comes from the coding sequence ATGAATAAAGGTATTTCGGAAAAGGTATTGAACGATGGCTTGAAGGTCCCGGCGATTGGCTTCGGAACTGCCTGGATTAAGGGGGCAGAGGGGGTAAAGGTGCTGACAGGCGCGATTGATGCCGGCTATCGTCTGATTGATTCGGCGTTCAACTATGAGAATGAAGGAGCTGTGGGACAAGCGGTCCGTCAGAGCCCGGTGCCAAGGGAAGAACTGCTGATCTGCTCGAAGCTGCCGGGGCGTCATCACGCTTACCGGGAAGCGCTTGAAACGATTGAGGAATCATTATATAGAGGCGGTCTGGATTACTACGATCTTTATCTGATCCATTGGCCCAATCCCAAGGTGGATAAGTATGTGGAAGCCTGGCAAGCGATGATCGAGGCGAAAAAGCGTGGCTATATCCGTTCCATCGGAGTCTGCAATTTCCTGCCGGAGCACAACGAACGTTTAATTAAGGAGACGGGTATCGCCCCAAGCATCAATCAGGTGGAGCTGCATCCTTGGTTCAGTCAGGAGCATCAGCGTGCCAAAGATGCTGAACACGGCATTGTCACCGAGTCGTGGAGCCCGCTGGGCCGTGGCCATGATATGCTGAAGAATGAAGCGATTGGAAGCATTGCGGCAGCTCATGGCAAAACGCCTACCCAGGTGATACTGCGTTGGCATATTCAGCTTGGCGCGATCCCAATCCCCCGGGCAAGTACTATAGAGCACCAGAAGGAGAATCTGGATATCTTCGATTTCGGGCTGTCGGAAGCGGAGATGCAGGTAATCTCTGGACTCAGTAGGGAGGACGGCCGGTTGTGGGATCAGGACCCGGCTGTGTATGAGGAGATGTGA
- a CDS encoding phosphoketolase family protein has product MGLSTLPVDYSSKTYLAKLDAYWRATNYISVGQLYLKDNPLLREPLKDADVKVKPIGHWGTIPGQNFIYAHLNRVICKYDLDMFYVEGPGHGGQVMVSNSYLDGSYTEIYPEITQDIPGLKKLFKQFSFPGGVASHAAPETPGSIHEGGELGYSLSHSVGAILDNPDLISAVVVGDGEAETGPLAASWLSNRFINPVTDGAVLPILHLNGFKISNPTILSRMSKEELTAYFTGMGWEPFFVEGENPDLMHPEMAKVLDTIIERIAAIQKNARENNDTARPLWPMLVFRTPKGWTGPKEWDKVPNEGSFRAHQVPIPVDQKNMKHAPALLDWLNSYRPEELFDENGRLNAELAEILPTGDRRMGMNPVTNAGNLIKDLHKPNFRNYTLDNSVPGQVIAQDMAVLGKYLKEVVTLNEENRNFRIFGPDETMSNRLGPVFEVTKRQWMDEIKEPHDEFLAPYGRVIDSQLSEHQAEGFLEGYVLTGRHGFFASYEAFLRVVDSMITQHFKWLRKATDQSWRADIPSLNVIATSTVFQQDHNGYTHQDPGLLGHLADKKPEFIREYLPADANTLLAVFDTVLNDRQKINLIVSSKHPRPQWFSADEAQELVDKGLKIIDWASTDKGGEPDVVIASSGTEPTMESLAAISILHEKLPGLKIRYINVVDLLKLRSQKLDPRGLSDAEFDQFFTKDKPVIFAFHGYEGLIKDLFFDRHNHNLHVHGYRENGDITTPFDMRVLNQMDRFDLAKEAVLSLPDAGKYQAIADEMDAMVKKHNQYIREEGIDLPEVENWVWKALN; this is encoded by the coding sequence GACGCTTACTGGCGTGCAACTAACTACATATCGGTAGGACAGCTGTATTTGAAGGATAACCCGTTGTTAAGAGAACCTTTGAAGGATGCAGATGTCAAGGTTAAGCCTATTGGACACTGGGGAACCATTCCCGGCCAGAACTTTATTTATGCCCATCTGAACCGCGTGATTTGCAAATATGATCTGGATATGTTCTATGTTGAAGGTCCGGGCCATGGCGGCCAGGTTATGGTATCCAACTCCTATCTGGATGGAAGCTACACCGAAATCTACCCGGAAATCACGCAGGATATCCCTGGCCTCAAAAAATTGTTCAAGCAATTCTCCTTCCCTGGCGGTGTGGCATCACATGCGGCTCCGGAAACTCCAGGGTCGATTCATGAAGGCGGAGAACTCGGCTACTCCCTATCCCACAGCGTAGGTGCGATTCTGGATAACCCGGATCTGATCTCTGCAGTGGTAGTGGGTGACGGGGAAGCTGAAACCGGGCCGCTGGCAGCTTCCTGGCTCTCCAACCGGTTCATCAATCCGGTTACAGATGGCGCAGTGCTGCCGATTCTGCATTTGAACGGCTTCAAGATCAGCAACCCGACGATTCTGTCCCGGATGTCAAAAGAGGAGTTAACCGCATATTTCACAGGCATGGGCTGGGAACCGTTCTTTGTGGAAGGTGAAAATCCTGATCTGATGCACCCGGAAATGGCGAAGGTTCTGGATACCATCATCGAGAGAATTGCAGCAATCCAGAAGAATGCGCGTGAAAACAATGACACTGCCCGTCCATTATGGCCAATGCTTGTCTTCCGTACACCTAAAGGCTGGACCGGTCCAAAAGAATGGGATAAAGTGCCGAACGAAGGTTCTTTCCGTGCCCACCAGGTTCCTATTCCAGTGGATCAAAAGAACATGAAGCATGCACCTGCGCTGCTCGATTGGCTGAACAGCTACAGACCTGAAGAATTATTCGATGAGAATGGCCGTTTGAATGCAGAGCTTGCCGAAATCCTGCCTACTGGCGACAGACGTATGGGAATGAACCCTGTGACTAACGCCGGCAACCTGATTAAAGACCTGCACAAGCCAAATTTCCGCAACTATACGCTCGATAACTCCGTTCCCGGGCAAGTCATTGCCCAAGATATGGCGGTACTGGGCAAATACCTGAAAGAGGTTGTAACGCTCAACGAAGAGAACCGCAACTTCAGAATTTTTGGACCGGATGAAACGATGTCGAACCGCCTGGGTCCTGTGTTTGAAGTAACCAAACGCCAATGGATGGATGAAATCAAGGAACCGCACGATGAATTCCTCGCACCTTATGGACGGGTTATCGATTCGCAGTTATCCGAGCATCAGGCAGAGGGCTTCCTGGAAGGTTACGTATTAACAGGCCGCCACGGCTTCTTCGCAAGCTATGAAGCGTTCCTGCGTGTAGTGGACTCGATGATTACCCAGCACTTCAAATGGCTGCGCAAAGCGACAGACCAAAGCTGGCGTGCGGATATTCCGTCCCTGAATGTCATCGCAACATCGACAGTGTTCCAGCAGGACCATAATGGTTACACTCACCAGGACCCGGGCTTGCTCGGCCACTTGGCAGACAAGAAACCGGAATTTATCCGTGAATATTTGCCGGCGGATGCCAATACCCTGCTGGCTGTCTTCGACACGGTTCTGAATGACCGTCAGAAGATCAACCTGATTGTGTCGTCCAAACATCCCCGTCCGCAATGGTTCTCGGCTGACGAAGCACAAGAGCTGGTGGACAAAGGACTGAAAATCATTGACTGGGCAAGCACCGACAAGGGTGGAGAGCCTGATGTGGTTATTGCTTCGTCCGGTACTGAGCCTACCATGGAGAGCTTGGCTGCGATTTCCATCCTGCATGAAAAGCTGCCCGGCCTGAAAATCCGCTACATCAACGTGGTTGATCTGTTGAAGCTGAGAAGCCAGAAGCTGGACCCGCGCGGTTTATCTGACGCTGAGTTTGATCAATTTTTCACAAAGGATAAACCGGTCATTTTCGCATTCCATGGCTATGAAGGGCTGATCAAGGATCTGTTCTTCGACCGCCACAACCATAACCTGCATGTGCACGGGTACCGTGAGAACGGCGATATTACCACACCATTCGATATGCGTGTACTGAATCAGATGGACCGCTTCGACCTGGCGAAGGAGGCTGTACTGAGCTTGCCTGATGCCGGTAAATATCAAGCTATCGCGGACGAAATGGATGCTATGGTGAAGAAGCACAACCAATACATCCGTGAAGAAGGCATCGACCTGCCGGAGGTAGAGAACTGGGTGTGGAAGGCTTTGAACTAA
- a CDS encoding TIGR03915 family putative DNA repair protein, with protein MFTTSSLAYTYDGSFEGLLCCVFESYEWKETPLAIHSDGEEQGLLLESKWIATDRSRADRVLKSLPLRICPEAEELVRLGFWSCTPDKELLLLNFLYLGFTHGRKVMNMLADDTVNTLHKAVQQLQREAHLYLGFVRFSVYGPVMAAVIEPKGFVLPVIQDHFCDRFYGESFMIYDKTHRMALIHQPGRQAIIPLEEWIPPEPDAAEEEYRRLWKGFYNAIGIRERKNDRLRSSLMPKRYWKHLTEMKGSTTAIKDSKPTGSCTRLEESPFRLEDGEGSSQNDLIRTANHHPGGDSNTTIKDKLSSKRVMEQSGLIVEGLARNEVLKWGKYEDVCHLGIILSEWSNSKS; from the coding sequence ATGTTTACAACGTCTTCGTTGGCCTATACCTACGACGGCAGCTTTGAAGGCCTTCTGTGCTGTGTATTCGAGAGCTATGAGTGGAAGGAAACCCCGCTCGCCATTCACTCGGACGGAGAAGAACAAGGCCTGCTGCTGGAATCGAAATGGATTGCTACCGACCGCAGCAGAGCGGACCGGGTGCTGAAATCGCTCCCGCTGCGCATCTGTCCTGAGGCAGAGGAACTGGTGCGCCTGGGATTCTGGTCATGCACGCCGGACAAGGAGCTGCTGCTGCTGAATTTTCTATACCTCGGCTTCACCCATGGCCGCAAGGTAATGAACATGCTTGCTGACGATACGGTTAATACCCTGCATAAGGCGGTTCAGCAGCTCCAGCGGGAGGCACATCTGTACCTGGGGTTTGTGCGCTTTTCTGTGTATGGACCGGTTATGGCGGCGGTCATTGAACCCAAGGGATTCGTACTGCCCGTCATTCAGGATCATTTCTGCGACCGGTTCTACGGCGAGAGCTTCATGATCTACGACAAAACCCACCGCATGGCCCTTATCCACCAGCCCGGACGGCAGGCCATTATTCCGCTCGAGGAATGGATACCGCCGGAGCCGGATGCGGCTGAGGAAGAATACCGCCGCCTGTGGAAGGGATTCTATAACGCCATCGGTATCCGCGAGCGCAAGAACGACCGGCTGCGGTCCTCGCTGATGCCCAAGCGGTATTGGAAGCACCTAACGGAGATGAAAGGCAGCACAACAGCAATAAAGGACAGCAAGCCCACAGGCAGCTGCACGAGGCTGGAAGAGAGTCCGTTCCGGCTGGAAGATGGTGAAGGTTCAAGCCAAAACGATTTAATCAGAACAGCAAATCATCATCCTGGAGGAGATTCAAATACAACGATAAAGGATAAATTGAGTTCTAAAAGAGTTATGGAACAGTCAGGATTAATTGTTGAAGGACTTGCGAGGAATGAAGTTTTGAAATGGGGCAAATACGAAGATGTTTGTCACTTAGGAATCATTCTTTCCGAATGGTCGAATAGTAAGTCATAA